From a region of the bacterium genome:
- a CDS encoding HAMP domain-containing protein, producing MIRHIQTNLSLRIATFLVLGLGLLMSALCAFFISTAAQKMEYNLLLKGKGMARQGAAVVAELLSTGIRDGKLSADEAFDESYQAIAGSETAKYRTRFVAFTDLALPRVQDVFMKDPDILFAAAADRNGYIGTHNNPERSKRRFDDPIGLKAAQNTEAAGLVQLYHRDTGEWAWDISSPITIEGRHWGAFRVGFSKARLDGQIRDFVLTMASASVVVIALLSAFVFWLLRRALRPLDHMVRVVEAVSHGDLRHNVEVRSADEIGKMAASLQRMIASLRQVVGTVRGAAHVVEGGVSEISASAEEMSRASQSQAAAAEETSSSMDEMAAAIQQVAGNAQTLAQSVDDTSSAIEQMMASIRHVAGNSDNLNSAVSETSAAIEEMAASIQQVARNIEETHQVAGHASEAAREGQQAVEKTVAGMTNVSQVMGEVIHAIEGLGKRSGEIGAIVEVIDDIAEQTNLLALNAAIEAARAGEAGRGFAVVADEVRKLAERSAKATKEIAELIKGIQRETQHAIESSDRGEHAIREGVTLAQAAGQSLSAIVGSVERAGVLMGQIAQASQEQANAAEQITGAVANMSHLTQQVTSATREEAVGSEQIVRATDVMNQMTHQVSEATSEQKKGGERIVLAAENVSRAAQEASEATRLIAQASGGLQAQATTLLDAIAFFKLDDAHERTQRVPAAEKSVPMLKA from the coding sequence ATGATACGTCACATCCAGACCAACCTGTCCCTCCGAATCGCCACCTTCCTGGTGCTCGGGCTGGGCCTGCTCATGAGCGCGCTTTGCGCGTTCTTCATCTCGACGGCCGCCCAGAAGATGGAGTACAACCTCCTGCTCAAGGGCAAGGGGATGGCCCGCCAAGGGGCCGCCGTGGTGGCCGAGCTGCTCTCGACGGGCATCCGAGACGGGAAGCTCAGCGCCGATGAGGCCTTCGACGAGAGCTACCAGGCGATCGCCGGCTCCGAGACCGCCAAGTACCGGACGCGATTCGTCGCTTTCACGGACCTGGCCCTCCCCCGGGTGCAGGACGTCTTCATGAAGGATCCGGACATCCTCTTCGCCGCCGCCGCCGATCGCAACGGCTACATCGGCACCCACAACAACCCCGAGCGCTCCAAGCGGCGCTTCGACGACCCTATCGGCCTCAAGGCCGCGCAGAACACCGAGGCCGCGGGCCTCGTCCAGCTCTACCACCGCGACACCGGCGAATGGGCCTGGGACATCTCGAGCCCCATCACGATCGAGGGGCGCCACTGGGGCGCGTTCCGGGTCGGCTTCTCGAAGGCCCGCCTCGACGGCCAGATCCGGGACTTCGTCCTGACCATGGCCTCCGCGTCGGTCGTGGTGATCGCCCTCTTGAGCGCCTTCGTCTTCTGGCTGCTGCGCCGCGCGCTGCGTCCGCTCGACCACATGGTGCGCGTCGTCGAGGCCGTCTCGCACGGGGACCTGCGCCACAACGTCGAGGTCCGCAGCGCTGACGAGATCGGCAAGATGGCCGCGAGCCTCCAGCGAATGATCGCAAGCCTGCGCCAGGTGGTCGGCACGGTCCGCGGCGCCGCCCACGTGGTCGAAGGGGGCGTCAGCGAGATCAGCGCGAGCGCCGAAGAGATGAGCCGCGCCTCCCAGAGTCAGGCGGCTGCGGCCGAAGAGACGTCGAGCTCCATGGACGAGATGGCCGCCGCGATCCAGCAGGTCGCGGGCAACGCCCAGACCCTCGCCCAGAGCGTCGACGACACCTCCAGCGCCATCGAGCAGATGATGGCGAGCATCCGCCACGTGGCCGGCAACTCCGACAACCTCAACTCCGCCGTCAGCGAGACCTCGGCCGCCATCGAGGAGATGGCCGCCTCCATCCAGCAGGTCGCCCGCAACATCGAAGAAACCCACCAGGTCGCCGGCCACGCCAGCGAGGCCGCCCGCGAAGGCCAGCAAGCCGTCGAGAAGACCGTCGCCGGCATGACCAACGTCAGCCAGGTGATGGGCGAAGTGATCCATGCCATCGAGGGGCTGGGCAAGCGCTCGGGCGAGATCGGCGCCATCGTCGAGGTGATCGACGACATCGCCGAGCAGACCAACCTCCTCGCCCTCAACGCCGCCATCGAGGCGGCAAGGGCCGGCGAGGCGGGCCGAGGCTTCGCGGTCGTCGCCGACGAGGTCCGCAAGCTCGCCGAGCGCTCCGCCAAGGCCACCAAGGAGATCGCCGAGCTCATCAAGGGCATCCAGCGCGAGACGCAGCATGCCATCGAGTCGAGCGATCGCGGCGAGCACGCCATCCGCGAAGGGGTCACCCTCGCGCAGGCTGCCGGCCAATCCCTGTCCGCCATCGTCGGCTCGGTCGAGCGCGCAGGCGTGCTGATGGGCCAGATCGCCCAGGCCTCGCAGGAACAGGCCAACGCCGCCGAGCAGATCACCGGGGCGGTGGCCAACATGAGCCACCTGACCCAGCAGGTCACCTCGGCCACCCGCGAGGAGGCGGTCGGCAGCGAGCAGATCGTCCGGGCCACCGACGTCATGAACCAGATGACCCACCAGGTCTCGGAGGCCACCTCCGAGCAGAAGAAGGGGGGCGAGCGCATCGTGCTCGCCGCCGAGAACGTCAGCCGTGCCGCCCAGGAAGCATCCGAAGCCACCCGGCTCATCGCCCAGGCCTCGGGCGGACTCCAGGCCCAGGCCACGACCCTGCTCGACGCCATCGCCTTCTTCAAGCTGGACGACGCGCACGAACGAACCCAGCGCGTCCCGGCCGCCGAGAAGTCGGTCCCCATGCTCAAGGCCTAA
- a CDS encoding peptide chain release factor 3, which yields MSLSLAEEVRRRRTFAIISHPDAGKTTLTEKLLLYGGAIHMAGSVKARRAQRHATSDWMELERQRGISITSSVMQFPYEGLEVNLLDTPGHEDFSEDTYRTLTAVDSAVMLIDAAKGVETQTKKLFQVCRLREIPIFTFINKLDRFGRDPLDLMDELEKVLGIRSCPMNWPIGMGSDFKGVFVRATRKIHLFQGTDHGQRQGSANVMGLDDPTLPEILGQALYAQLLEDIEMLEIAGDPFDLERVLAGQLSPLFFGSAMTNFGVQIFLDDFVKIAPAPVPRETSDGPVPPDMERFSGFIFKIQANMNPAHRDCMAFMRVCSGKFTRGMTIKHARTNRDMRLANSHQLLAQDRAVVEEAYPGDIVALFDSGNFRIGDTLCEGKAFEYMGIPRFMPEHFAQVRLKDPSKRKQLKKGLDQLSEEGAVQVFYRPQVGDQEAILGAVGVLQFEVMQHRLKAEYGVDIILDRMGVELARWVTNPDFDYRTIKDAVCVMDRDDQPVLLFRDQWMMRFVQERNPNLVLTEIS from the coding sequence TTGTCGCTCTCCCTCGCCGAAGAGGTCCGGCGTCGCCGGACGTTCGCCATCATCTCGCACCCCGACGCGGGTAAGACCACCCTCACCGAGAAGCTCCTGCTGTACGGAGGCGCCATCCACATGGCCGGCTCGGTCAAGGCGCGCCGGGCCCAGCGTCACGCCACCTCGGACTGGATGGAGCTCGAGCGGCAGCGCGGCATCTCGATTACCTCGAGCGTCATGCAGTTCCCGTACGAGGGGCTCGAGGTCAACCTGCTCGACACCCCGGGCCACGAGGACTTCTCGGAGGACACCTACCGCACGCTGACGGCCGTGGACTCGGCGGTCATGCTGATCGACGCGGCCAAGGGCGTCGAGACCCAGACCAAGAAGCTGTTCCAGGTCTGCCGCCTGCGCGAGATCCCGATCTTCACCTTCATCAACAAGCTCGACCGCTTCGGCCGGGATCCCCTCGACCTGATGGACGAGCTGGAGAAGGTGCTGGGCATTCGCTCGTGCCCCATGAACTGGCCCATCGGCATGGGCTCGGACTTCAAGGGTGTCTTCGTGCGCGCCACCCGCAAGATCCACCTCTTCCAGGGCACCGACCACGGCCAGCGCCAGGGCTCGGCCAACGTCATGGGCCTGGACGACCCGACCCTGCCCGAGATCCTGGGCCAGGCCCTCTATGCTCAGCTCCTCGAGGACATCGAGATGCTCGAGATCGCGGGCGATCCCTTCGATCTGGAGCGGGTGCTCGCCGGCCAGCTGAGCCCCCTGTTCTTCGGCTCGGCCATGACCAACTTCGGCGTCCAGATCTTCCTGGACGACTTCGTGAAGATCGCCCCGGCCCCCGTGCCCCGCGAGACCAGCGACGGCCCGGTGCCGCCCGATATGGAGCGCTTCAGCGGCTTCATCTTCAAGATCCAGGCGAACATGAACCCCGCCCACCGCGACTGCATGGCCTTCATGCGGGTCTGCTCGGGCAAGTTCACCCGGGGGATGACCATCAAGCACGCGCGGACCAACCGCGACATGCGCCTGGCCAACAGCCACCAGCTGCTGGCGCAGGACCGCGCGGTGGTCGAGGAGGCCTACCCCGGCGACATCGTGGCCCTGTTCGACTCGGGCAACTTCCGGATCGGCGACACCCTGTGCGAGGGCAAGGCCTTCGAGTACATGGGGATTCCCCGCTTCATGCCCGAGCACTTCGCCCAGGTCCGCCTCAAGGATCCCTCCAAGCGCAAGCAGCTCAAGAAGGGCCTCGACCAGCTCTCCGAGGAGGGCGCGGTCCAGGTCTTCTACCGCCCCCAGGTGGGCGACCAGGAAGCCATCCTCGGCGCGGTGGGCGTGCTCCAGTTCGAGGTCATGCAGCACCGCCTCAAGGCCGAGTACGGCGTCGACATCATCCTCGATCGCATGGGGGTCGAGCTGGCGCGCTGGGTGACGAACCCGGACTTCGACTACCGCACGATCAAGGACGCGGTCTGCGTCATGGACCGTGACGACCAGCCGGTGCTTCTCTTCCGCGACCAGTGGATGATGCGCTTCGTGCAGGAGCGCAACCCCAACCTGGTCCTGACCGAGATCAGCTAG